A genomic stretch from Dissulfurispira thermophila includes:
- a CDS encoding formate dehydrogenase subunit gamma, with protein MNKETLEYQRFNVTERIQHVIMLTTFLLLSFTGWALKYPEQTVEHSSWLVKIWGGAKNAGIVHRIAGITMLLDFVWHVFYLGYMLSTGKMKIRKDTTIIPLPKDVIDAIKNILYFLGIGKEKPQFGRFSYIHKFDYWAVFWGMGIIGLSGLFLAFPVQSSYFFPSWSVNWIWEVISIMHSDEALLAIVFILFWHFYNEHLKWNKFPMSMTWITGKISIEDMKHEHPLEYKLEFGNKGDNK; from the coding sequence ATGAATAAAGAAACTTTAGAGTATCAGCGTTTCAATGTTACTGAAAGGATTCAGCATGTAATAATGCTGACCACATTTCTGTTGCTTTCCTTTACAGGATGGGCTTTGAAATATCCTGAACAGACTGTTGAACATTCAAGCTGGCTTGTAAAAATATGGGGTGGGGCAAAAAACGCTGGTATAGTCCATCGCATTGCAGGTATTACAATGTTGTTAGATTTCGTCTGGCATGTATTTTATCTTGGATATATGCTTTCAACAGGCAAGATGAAGATTCGTAAAGATACAACCATAATACCTCTGCCAAAGGATGTTATAGATGCGATTAAAAATATACTTTATTTTTTAGGCATAGGCAAGGAGAAGCCTCAATTTGGCAGATTCAGTTATATTCATAAGTTCGACTACTGGGCTGTCTTTTGGGGAATGGGAATTATTGGTCTTTCAGGTCTTTTTCTTGCATTTCCTGTACAGTCCTCATATTTTTTCCCTTCATGGAGTGTGAACTGGATATGGGAGGTAATTTCTATAATGCACAGTGACGAAGCGTTGCTTGCTATAGTTTTTATACTCTTCTGGCACTTTTACAATGAACATCTAAAGTGGAATAAATTTCCCATGAGCATGACATGGATTACAGGAAAGATATCTATTGAGGATATGAAGCATGAGCATCCACTGGAATACAAACTCGAATTTGGCAATAAAGGGGACAACAAATGA
- a CDS encoding cytochrome c3 family protein, with protein MKWLVVVITISTLILGCSPKKADKPLEKVPQRVISRDEAVGSLPCFKCHSYQKFSTPLQMGGVFPHQKHMDAGYHCNQCHDPKGHQHIVVNRNICSNCHNMKIIVFDRTALPSKFDHEAHAKMFNCKDCHPNIFLMSAGATRVTMKDIYSGAYCGACHDGKKAFASSECVKCHNKMKGFEKELSYKVEGMGNVVFSHKFHTTAFSCDSCHPKLFDMKKTQGKMKMDDMYQGKTCGSCHNGNIATAVTDCGKCHKG; from the coding sequence ATGAAATGGCTGGTAGTGGTTATAACCATAAGCACATTGATATTGGGCTGTTCTCCAAAGAAGGCAGATAAGCCATTAGAGAAAGTTCCTCAAAGAGTAATATCAAGGGATGAGGCAGTGGGCAGTCTACCTTGCTTTAAATGTCACTCTTACCAGAAATTTTCTACACCACTTCAGATGGGTGGTGTATTCCCCCATCAAAAGCATATGGATGCGGGTTATCATTGTAATCAGTGCCATGATCCTAAAGGTCATCAACACATAGTAGTTAATAGAAATATCTGCAGTAACTGTCATAATATGAAGATCATTGTATTTGACAGGACAGCCTTGCCATCAAAGTTTGACCATGAGGCTCATGCAAAGATGTTCAACTGCAAGGATTGCCATCCTAATATATTTCTTATGAGTGCTGGTGCTACTCGTGTTACTATGAAGGATATTTACAGTGGTGCATATTGTGGTGCATGTCATGATGGTAAAAAGGCATTTGCCTCTTCTGAGTGTGTAAAGTGCCATAATAAGATGAAGGGCTTTGAAAAGGAGCTTTCATATAAGGTTGAAGGCATGGGCAATGTGGTATTTAGTCATAAGTTTCATACAACAGCATTCTCTTGTGATTCTTGCCATCCGAAATTATTCGATATGAAGAAGACACAGGGAAAGATGAAGATGGATGACATGTATCAGGGCAAGACATGTGGTTCGTGCCATAATGGAAATATAGCAACGGCTGTTACGGATTGCGGAAAATGCCACAAGGGATAG
- a CDS encoding IS256 family transposase yields MKDSTRQRKKVIRGIEEAYGRQWVVEQMYRILARGKQGFDSLMMEMGRMVAEAIMYIDREETAGPEYKPFCPNIYKWASQPGSVYIADQKVRVERPRLRGRQGEIQLKSYKRMKEPDGFSEELLAKVLRGISCQKYAETVIEAAQAFGVSPSSISRHIIEATGKQLKEFKERSLSDFRAFAIYLDTIHRAGEAFIIALGIDTEGKKMPLGFWQGATENHELCEELLADIERRGLKLTKRTIWVTDGGKGIIKALRDKFGKKLLHQRCTIHKDKNIQKHLAKRYRKEAHRRFKTALEQKSYEDAKEMLLEMEKWLRGINESAADSLLEAIEEILTLHRLKVPELLRKTLCSTNPIESMFSMVRDAEGNIKRYRNSRMKQRWLASVLLYCEKRFKRVNGYTSIPDVIRNIEALEETGETVKVAA; encoded by the coding sequence ATGAAGGATAGCACAAGACAGAGGAAAAAAGTAATCAGAGGTATAGAGGAGGCATACGGCAGGCAATGGGTAGTAGAGCAGATGTATCGGATATTAGCAAGGGGTAAGCAAGGATTTGACTCACTTATGATGGAGATGGGAAGGATGGTAGCAGAGGCAATAATGTATATAGACAGGGAAGAGACAGCAGGGCCTGAGTATAAACCATTTTGCCCTAACATATATAAATGGGCAAGTCAGCCTGGCTCAGTATATATAGCAGATCAAAAGGTGCGTGTAGAGAGACCTCGACTTCGTGGCAGGCAGGGGGAAATACAATTAAAGAGTTATAAGAGAATGAAAGAACCTGATGGATTTTCTGAAGAGCTTTTGGCAAAGGTATTAAGGGGCATATCGTGTCAGAAGTATGCTGAGACAGTAATAGAGGCAGCGCAGGCATTTGGAGTATCACCGAGTTCAATATCGAGGCATATTATAGAGGCAACAGGGAAACAACTCAAAGAATTCAAGGAGAGGTCGTTGTCTGATTTTAGAGCCTTTGCCATATATCTTGACACAATACATCGAGCAGGTGAGGCATTTATAATTGCATTAGGAATAGACACAGAGGGTAAGAAGATGCCATTGGGATTCTGGCAGGGGGCGACAGAGAACCATGAACTATGCGAAGAACTGCTTGCGGACATAGAAAGGAGGGGATTAAAACTAACAAAGAGAACAATTTGGGTAACAGATGGGGGCAAGGGAATAATCAAGGCATTAAGGGACAAGTTTGGCAAGAAACTTCTACATCAGCGTTGCACCATACATAAAGACAAGAACATACAGAAGCATCTTGCCAAGAGATATAGAAAAGAGGCACATCGGAGGTTTAAAACAGCATTGGAACAGAAAAGCTATGAAGATGCAAAAGAGATGCTACTTGAAATGGAGAAATGGCTCAGGGGAATCAATGAATCAGCAGCAGATTCACTTTTAGAGGCGATAGAGGAAATACTTACGCTGCATCGGCTGAAAGTCCCTGAATTACTAAGGAAGACGCTATGCTCAACGAATCCAATAGAGAGCATGTTTTCAATGGTAAGGGATGCAGAGGGTAATATTAAGAGGTATCGTAATAGCAGGATGAAACAGAGATGGCTTGCCTCTGTATTACTGTATTGCGAAAAGAGATTCAAAAGGGTTAATGGGTATACCTCAATTCCTGATGTCATCAGGAATATTGAGGCATTAGAGGAAACAGGTGAAACTGTAAAAGTAGCAGCATAG
- a CDS encoding sigma-54-dependent transcriptional regulator: MKPKILIVDDEPDICKALAFLLKREGYSTTTANSGEDAIEKLKAEGFDIVITDIKMGKVDGMAVLEKAKELHPDIAVIMMTAFASIESAVDAMKRGATDYIVKPFHNEEIKITVKKAIEQKKLITENIALKQQISQRMACKDFITNSESMLKILETLEKVIPTKSNIMILGESGTGKGLMAEMIHCNSPRRDKSFISINCSAIPEGLLESELFGYKKGAFTGAVSDKLGLIPLAHEGTLFLDEIGDMPVNLQAKLLKVLETGEVYPLGDTKPKIADVRIISATNVDIENKIREGKFREDLYWRLNVIEIKIPPLRERKDDIEVIAKHFINKFSSEHKKIIKGIDKEAMSLLIAYSWPGNVRELGNVIERAVVLADSDYITVENLPDKLKMLKMVEHTAQPSTLKTYLSDYEKNLIIRLYNAHNRNKEQTAIALGIDLATLYRKLKKYGIEE; the protein is encoded by the coding sequence ATGAAACCAAAGATACTAATAGTGGATGACGAGCCTGACATATGCAAGGCACTCGCATTTCTGCTAAAAAGAGAGGGCTATAGCACAACCACTGCAAATAGTGGAGAGGATGCTATAGAAAAACTTAAGGCTGAAGGCTTCGATATAGTAATTACAGACATTAAAATGGGTAAAGTTGACGGTATGGCTGTACTTGAAAAAGCAAAAGAACTACATCCTGATATAGCTGTAATAATGATGACAGCCTTTGCATCAATAGAGTCTGCTGTAGATGCCATGAAAAGAGGTGCGACTGACTATATAGTCAAACCATTTCACAACGAAGAAATCAAAATAACAGTTAAAAAGGCTATCGAGCAAAAAAAGCTAATTACCGAAAACATCGCTCTAAAACAGCAAATAAGTCAACGCATGGCATGTAAGGATTTTATAACGAATTCAGAATCCATGCTGAAAATCCTCGAGACCCTTGAAAAAGTAATCCCCACTAAAAGCAACATCATGATACTCGGAGAAAGCGGTACAGGTAAGGGACTCATGGCAGAAATGATACACTGCAATAGTCCTCGACGCGATAAGTCCTTTATCTCAATAAACTGTTCGGCAATACCAGAAGGCCTCCTTGAATCGGAACTCTTCGGCTACAAGAAAGGCGCATTTACAGGTGCTGTATCTGACAAATTAGGACTTATTCCCCTTGCACACGAGGGAACACTTTTCCTTGATGAAATAGGGGATATGCCTGTTAATCTCCAGGCAAAATTGTTAAAGGTTTTAGAGACAGGTGAAGTCTATCCCCTTGGTGACACAAAACCAAAAATTGCAGATGTAAGAATAATATCTGCAACCAATGTAGATATTGAAAACAAAATCAGGGAAGGAAAATTCAGAGAAGACCTATATTGGAGATTGAATGTTATTGAAATAAAAATACCTCCTCTCAGAGAGCGGAAAGATGACATAGAAGTGATTGCAAAGCACTTTATTAATAAATTCTCATCAGAACATAAAAAAATTATCAAAGGAATTGATAAAGAGGCAATGTCTCTGCTGATAGCATATTCATGGCCCGGTAATGTGAGAGAACTTGGAAATGTCATAGAAAGGGCAGTTGTCCTTGCAGATAGTGATTATATAACTGTTGAAAATCTACCTGACAAATTAAAAATGTTAAAAATGGTCGAGCATACAGCACAGCCTTCTACTTTAAAGACTTATCTTAGTGATTATGAAAAAAATCTTATTATTAGACTTTACAATGCACATAATAGGAACAAAGAACAAACAGCTATTGCACTGGGAATAGACCTTGCAACTTTATACAGAAAGCTAAAAAAATATGGAATAGAGGAGTAG
- a CDS encoding sensor histidine kinase — protein MKSYLLIVGTLIVVISALITLNVFFQQSLQMDMAEQFNKQQLLLSKSIADSIKTYLYFIKQNVLHLSNMLSKQHIDNKKELHWLTDTSFRKKGIIETSLGIIDNKGSILFFDGDINILRPVIGDISKKAKNLGPNSTTIIETYYTVYIISSVYNMNTVRGIVFLSIKIDDLARNFVSDIKSGTRGYAWIIDKDGTLLYHPTQPGMVGGNIYRAGPDCFKCHVNFDLEKKILEGKAENFGRYIAPSGEDKVIAFSAVSIDNLSWIIAVSAPYSEVTSVTRHSMKLYSYLIISIFITTSIISTLLIVFNKKRIKAEEVAKRKEELEKYAVELENRVNERTAELISEKEKLNTIVSTIGGGIVLLDNRGKIKWSNKKIVEMVGHEIVGMSCEDLCSDCSILFDTKSKDINTAIMSNLFGQKGKYFQVTNAPIKGINNEVHGYIRFIQDVTEIKKMEEQIIHSEKLASIGRLAAGIAHEIGNPLTSIFSFVQILREMEDDEFKKESLETIYFHINRISEILKQLSGFSKMPVGEPKECQINEIIEASTNLIQYDKKAKNINIVKELSPSLPLITIDGNQLSQVFVNLTLNAIDAMPDGGTLTIKSMMRKDNIVIQFKDTGTGIAQEELPKIFDPFYTTKEKGTGLGLAVSYNIIKKMNGTLTVESELGKGTTFIITIPISAPSTERTTRT, from the coding sequence ATGAAAAGTTACTTATTGATAGTTGGCACCCTTATAGTAGTAATCTCTGCACTTATTACATTAAATGTCTTCTTCCAGCAGTCTCTCCAGATGGATATGGCAGAACAGTTCAACAAGCAGCAGCTTTTGCTTTCAAAATCCATAGCAGATAGTATAAAGACATATCTTTATTTTATAAAACAGAATGTGCTGCATCTGTCAAATATGCTCTCAAAACAACACATTGATAATAAAAAAGAACTCCACTGGCTAACAGATACTTCCTTTCGCAAAAAAGGAATAATAGAAACATCTCTTGGTATAATAGATAACAAAGGCAGTATACTCTTTTTCGATGGTGACATTAATATTCTAAGGCCTGTTATAGGTGACATATCAAAAAAAGCAAAAAATCTTGGTCCTAATAGCACAACAATAATAGAAACCTATTACACAGTTTATATCATATCCTCTGTATATAATATGAACACTGTAAGGGGTATAGTTTTTTTATCCATTAAAATAGATGACCTTGCCCGAAACTTTGTGAGCGATATAAAATCAGGCACAAGGGGATATGCATGGATAATAGATAAAGATGGCACGCTTCTTTATCATCCAACTCAACCCGGCATGGTAGGAGGAAACATCTATAGAGCCGGTCCTGATTGTTTTAAATGTCATGTAAATTTTGACCTTGAAAAAAAAATATTAGAGGGAAAGGCTGAAAACTTTGGAAGGTATATTGCACCTTCAGGTGAAGACAAAGTTATTGCATTTTCTGCTGTCAGCATAGACAATCTTTCATGGATAATTGCAGTGTCCGCCCCTTACTCTGAAGTAACTTCTGTCACAAGGCACAGCATGAAATTATACTCATATCTCATAATATCAATATTCATCACCACAAGCATCATCTCTACACTTTTAATTGTATTCAATAAAAAAAGGATAAAGGCAGAAGAGGTTGCAAAGAGAAAGGAAGAACTCGAAAAATATGCCGTTGAACTCGAAAATAGGGTAAATGAAAGGACTGCAGAACTCATAAGTGAAAAAGAGAAACTCAACACTATTGTAAGTACTATCGGCGGCGGTATAGTACTGCTTGACAACCGTGGAAAAATCAAGTGGTCGAACAAGAAAATAGTTGAAATGGTAGGACATGAAATCGTAGGCATGTCCTGCGAAGATTTATGCTCCGACTGTTCCATACTCTTCGATACGAAAAGCAAAGACATCAATACCGCGATTATGTCAAATCTCTTTGGACAAAAGGGCAAATACTTTCAGGTTACCAATGCTCCTATAAAGGGCATAAATAACGAAGTTCACGGATATATAAGATTCATACAGGATGTGACAGAAATAAAAAAGATGGAAGAACAGATAATCCATTCAGAAAAACTCGCATCAATAGGAAGGCTTGCGGCGGGCATAGCTCATGAGATAGGCAATCCATTGACATCCATTTTCTCGTTTGTGCAAATACTCAGGGAGATGGAAGATGATGAATTCAAAAAAGAAAGCCTTGAGACAATCTACTTTCATATAAACAGAATTTCAGAAATATTAAAGCAACTTTCTGGTTTTTCAAAAATGCCTGTAGGAGAGCCAAAAGAATGCCAGATAAACGAAATTATAGAAGCATCTACTAATCTAATACAGTATGACAAAAAAGCAAAAAACATAAACATTGTAAAAGAATTATCTCCTTCTCTACCTTTAATCACAATAGATGGGAATCAACTTTCACAGGTCTTTGTAAACCTTACATTGAATGCCATAGATGCCATGCCTGATGGAGGCACTCTCACCATTAAAAGTATGATGAGAAAGGACAATATTGTCATCCAGTTTAAAGATACAGGCACAGGCATTGCACAAGAAGAATTGCCAAAGATATTTGATCCCTTCTATACAACAAAAGAAAAAGGCACAGGACTTGGGCTTGCAGTAAGTTATAATATAATCAAGAAAATGAATGGGACATTAACCGTTGAAAGCGAATTAGGCAAAGGAACGACTTTTATTATAACAATACCAATATCAGCGCCAAGCACAGAGCGCACGACAAGGACATAA
- a CDS encoding PaaI family thioesterase translates to MKLEDDNYCFACGKNNPCGLKLSFKYLNGKLTTEFIPHKIYQGYKDITHGGIITTILDEVMIQAAIAEGMTPVTAEISVRFKNPLLTNKKVIAEAEIIKRGSRLIEAQSRLLNSSDGTVIAEASAKLIPSK, encoded by the coding sequence ATGAAACTCGAAGACGACAATTACTGTTTTGCCTGTGGCAAAAACAATCCGTGTGGACTAAAGCTGTCGTTCAAATATTTAAATGGCAAACTCACCACTGAATTTATTCCACACAAAATCTATCAGGGATATAAGGACATAACACACGGTGGAATAATTACAACCATCCTCGATGAGGTAATGATACAAGCTGCAATTGCAGAAGGAATGACACCTGTAACTGCTGAAATAAGCGTGAGATTCAAAAACCCGTTGCTGACAAATAAAAAGGTAATAGCAGAAGCAGAAATAATCAAAAGGGGATCACGGCTTATTGAGGCACAATCTCGCCTCTTGAATTCATCAGACGGTACAGTCATTGCAGAGGCATCAGCAAAGCTTATTCCGTCAAAATAA
- the rho gene encoding transcription termination factor Rho — protein MSISELKEKNIDALTHLAKELNVEGATGMRKQELIFAILQAQAEKAGNVYGSGVLEILPDGFGFLRSPDYSYLPSPDDIYVSPSQIRRFTLRTGDFVSGQIRPPKENERYFALLKVETINGETIEDNVSRPLFDNLTPYYPTEKVNLEYSAEDYSTRVMDLITPIGKGQRGLIVAAPRTGKTMLLQSIAKAIKKNHKEIHLIILLIDERPEEVTDWKRQVSTAEIISSTFDEPPQRHCQVSEMVIERAKRLVETKRDVVILLDSITRLARAYNTITPTSGKVLSGGLDANALQRPKRFFGTARNIEEGGSLTILATALVDTGSRMDDVIFEEFKGTGNMELHLDRKLVDKRIFPSIDINSSGTRKEELLVAPDVLNKMWILRKVLNPLSTVESMEFLLSKLKGTKNNKDFLEMMNK, from the coding sequence ATTTCGATTTCTGAATTAAAGGAAAAGAATATTGATGCGCTGACGCACCTTGCAAAAGAATTAAATGTTGAAGGTGCCACAGGCATGAGAAAACAGGAACTTATCTTTGCCATTCTGCAAGCACAGGCTGAAAAGGCTGGTAATGTTTACGGCTCAGGGGTTTTAGAAATACTACCCGATGGATTTGGCTTTCTCCGTTCGCCTGATTACAGTTACCTTCCTTCTCCCGATGATATATATGTATCTCCTTCACAGATTAGAAGATTTACATTAAGGACAGGTGATTTTGTATCTGGACAGATAAGACCTCCGAAAGAAAACGAAAGATATTTTGCTCTCTTAAAAGTAGAAACCATAAATGGTGAAACTATAGAAGACAATGTAAGCCGTCCATTATTCGATAATCTTACACCATATTATCCAACAGAAAAAGTAAACCTCGAATACAGCGCCGAAGACTATTCTACAAGGGTCATGGATCTTATAACACCCATAGGAAAAGGACAGCGTGGTCTTATAGTAGCAGCACCGAGAACCGGAAAGACCATGTTACTGCAGTCAATAGCAAAGGCAATTAAAAAGAATCATAAAGAGATACACCTCATAATACTCCTGATAGATGAAAGACCTGAGGAAGTCACAGATTGGAAAAGACAAGTGAGTACTGCTGAAATTATAAGCTCCACATTTGATGAGCCACCGCAGAGGCACTGTCAGGTCTCTGAAATGGTTATAGAAAGGGCAAAGAGATTAGTAGAGACAAAAAGAGATGTCGTTATTCTCCTTGACAGTATAACAAGGCTCGCAAGGGCATATAATACAATAACACCGACAAGTGGAAAGGTGCTATCAGGTGGACTTGATGCTAATGCCCTCCAGAGACCTAAAAGATTTTTTGGCACTGCAAGAAATATCGAAGAAGGCGGCAGCCTCACAATACTTGCAACAGCACTTGTTGATACAGGAAGCAGAATGGATGATGTCATATTCGAAGAATTTAAGGGAACAGGCAATATGGAACTCCACCTTGACCGCAAGCTTGTGGATAAGAGAATATTCCCAAGCATTGATATTAATTCATCAGGGACAAGAAAGGAAGAACTTCTTGTTGCCCCTGATGTCCTGAACAAGATGTGGATATTGAGAAAGGTCTTAAATCCTTTAAGCACTGTTGAAAGCATGGAATTTCTGCTCAGCAAACTAAAAGGAACAAAAAATAACAAAGATTTTCTTGAGATGATGAATAAATAG
- the selD gene encoding selenide, water dikinase SelD, with translation MGPSDLEEIISDIQPCESASVLVGPGDDAGIYLLNDTAIVETVDVITPVVNDPFTFGAISANNSLSDVYAMGGKPISALAIAGFSSCDYESSVFKEILRGAVHSLNRAGAILIGGHSFEDAELKFGLSVTGVVNREKILRVSGAEEGDIIVITKPIGIGILTTSLKGEKLTDADLKTAIGWMLTLNDKASKLALKADATACTDITGFGLLGHAYNMVKDSDIDFEITMANVPVLEHVHEMIDSGMIAEGAYNNLKFFAEKVEFSSYITEEDRLLLSDPQTSGGLLITLKEENLKVFEESDIFFSVIGRVIKGSGRIVVK, from the coding sequence ATGGGTCCGTCGGACCTGGAAGAGATAATCAGCGATATCCAACCATGTGAAAGTGCATCTGTCCTTGTTGGGCCAGGTGATGACGCGGGGATTTATCTGCTTAATGACACCGCAATAGTTGAGACAGTGGATGTTATAACTCCAGTTGTGAATGACCCCTTCACATTTGGAGCAATAAGTGCCAATAATTCATTGAGTGATGTGTATGCAATGGGAGGCAAACCTATATCTGCCCTTGCCATTGCTGGATTTTCTTCTTGTGATTACGAATCTTCTGTCTTTAAGGAGATTTTAAGGGGTGCTGTGCATTCTCTGAATAGGGCGGGGGCAATTCTTATTGGGGGGCACAGTTTTGAAGATGCAGAACTCAAATTTGGCCTGTCTGTAACAGGAGTTGTAAATAGAGAAAAAATATTGAGGGTTTCAGGTGCAGAGGAAGGAGACATTATTGTGATTACAAAACCAATAGGCATAGGCATTCTTACTACTTCACTCAAGGGCGAAAAATTGACTGATGCTGACTTGAAGACGGCTATTGGCTGGATGCTCACATTGAATGATAAGGCATCGAAATTAGCTTTAAAGGCAGATGCCACTGCATGCACCGATATAACTGGATTTGGTCTGCTTGGACATGCTTACAATATGGTCAAGGATTCGGATATTGATTTTGAGATTACAATGGCTAATGTTCCTGTATTGGAGCATGTGCATGAGATGATCGATTCAGGTATGATTGCAGAAGGCGCATATAACAATCTCAAATTCTTCGCAGAAAAGGTTGAATTCTCTTCTTATATAACAGAGGAAGACAGGCTTTTGCTTTCAGACCCCCAGACATCTGGAGGGCTATTGATAACCCTGAAAGAAGAAAACCTTAAGGTCTTTGAGGAATCAGATATATTCTTCTCAGTCATCGGCAGGGTTATAAAAGGCTCAGGAAGGATTGTAGTAAAATAG
- a CDS encoding DNA methyltransferase has product MLSATKIRAQQYDFPTQKASEGRAAIHDYPAMLHYLLVDDLLASFSKKEGIVYDPFCGSGVTIVQALKSQKRVIGTDINPLALLIAETRTLNVIPEKVELVLKKFKKSIHIAPADVPPVTNIEYWFKPDVIEHLGKIRALLLKHDDLPYSKFFKTVFSQTVRSVSNNRKGEFKRFRIDKDKLAFYNPNVWETFEQTALKYSQILSIPLPFREFQLFKHDLRQSLPFSEKVDLVITSPPYGDSKTTVAYGQFSSFSMEWLRGLNPYGDEDLKLDNKMLGGNKKQCQLPPSKSLEQTLNKIKDKKRSDEVKNFFSDLFISCANIVDKLSDSPTVCFVVGNRTVSGIIILMDEIIKEFFEYFGLKHFRTFIRKINNKRMPSLNSPTNLKGDTSPTMSDEYIVIMKD; this is encoded by the coding sequence ATGTTATCAGCTACAAAGATAAGGGCTCAACAGTATGATTTCCCTACTCAAAAGGCTTCTGAAGGGCGTGCCGCTATCCACGATTATCCTGCTATGCTCCACTATCTATTAGTGGATGATTTGCTGGCTTCTTTTTCAAAAAAAGAAGGTATTGTCTATGACCCATTTTGCGGCAGCGGCGTAACGATAGTGCAGGCTTTGAAATCTCAAAAAAGGGTTATTGGAACTGATATAAATCCATTGGCTCTTTTAATTGCAGAAACCAGAACATTAAATGTTATTCCTGAGAAAGTTGAACTTGTCTTAAAAAAATTTAAAAAAAGCATTCACATTGCGCCTGCTGATGTCCCGCCTGTCACCAATATTGAATATTGGTTTAAGCCTGATGTGATAGAGCATCTTGGCAAGATAAGAGCATTGTTGCTTAAGCATGACGACTTACCCTATAGTAAATTCTTTAAGACCGTTTTTTCTCAAACTGTTAGAAGTGTCTCAAATAATAGAAAGGGCGAATTCAAACGCTTTCGCATTGATAAAGATAAATTGGCTTTTTACAACCCAAATGTATGGGAGACTTTTGAGCAGACAGCATTAAAATATAGTCAAATTCTTTCTATTCCACTCCCTTTTAGAGAATTCCAGTTATTTAAACATGATTTAAGACAGTCTTTACCCTTTAGCGAAAAGGTGGATTTGGTTATTACTTCACCGCCTTACGGTGATTCAAAAACTACTGTAGCTTATGGGCAGTTCTCGAGCTTTAGTATGGAATGGCTCAGAGGATTAAATCCTTACGGTGATGAGGACTTAAAGTTAGATAACAAAATGCTCGGGGGCAATAAAAAGCAATGCCAATTGCCGCCTTCAAAGTCATTGGAGCAGACCTTAAACAAAATAAAAGATAAAAAACGCAGTGATGAAGTGAAAAATTTCTTTTCTGATTTGTTTATATCGTGCGCTAACATTGTGGATAAACTTTCTGACAGCCCTACCGTTTGCTTTGTAGTAGGCAACAGAACTGTTAGTGGAATTATAATCCTAATGGATGAAATAATAAAAGAGTTTTTTGAGTATTTTGGTCTAAAACATTTCAGAACATTTATTAGAAAAATTAACAATAAAAGAATGCCATCACTGAATTCTCCTACCAACCTCAAAGGCGATACATCGCCTACAATGTCAGATGAATATATTGTGATTATGAAGGACTGA
- a CDS encoding MvaI/BcnI family restriction endonuclease: MSIGRPITQGLSLRVNDNNTINLIDSESNLLATWDVFVLVGKLLTKLSRVLFVIADRRIVEGREEFHYNEALILSEPQHRNFLNAFIAGKVGIDLRMHLKENGTVRNRGTGFRIKEIDMIDLYSNVRRLEI, translated from the coding sequence TTGAGCATAGGACGCCCCATAACACAGGGCTTAAGTTTGCGGGTTAATGACAATAACACAATAAATCTTATAGACAGTGAAAGTAATTTGCTGGCTACATGGGATGTTTTTGTTTTAGTAGGTAAACTGCTTACAAAATTAAGCAGAGTGCTTTTTGTGATTGCAGACAGGAGAATTGTAGAAGGACGTGAAGAATTTCATTACAATGAAGCCCTTATTTTATCAGAGCCTCAACATAGAAATTTTTTAAATGCTTTTATAGCAGGCAAAGTAGGAATAGATTTAAGGATGCACCTAAAAGAGAACGGTACAGTGAGAAACAGGGGAACTGGCTTTAGGATAAAGGAAATTGATATGATAGATTTATATTCCAATGTGAGAAGGCTTGAAATCTAA